In Streptomyces sp. NBC_00483, a single window of DNA contains:
- the fbaA gene encoding class II fructose-bisphosphate aldolase: protein MAIATPDQYNEMLDRAKAGKFAYPAINVSSTQTLNAALQGFAEAESDGIIQISTGGAEYLSGQGVKDMVVGAEALAEFAHVAAARYGNKIALHTDHCPKGKLDGYVRPLLDISAKRVEAGGLPLFQSHMWDGSAETLADNLTIAQELLAKAKAANIILEIEITPTGGEEDGVSHEINDNLYTTVDDALRTAEALGLGEKGRYLLAASFGNVHGVYKPGNVVLRPDLLKELNEGVAAKYGQPAGSKPFDFVFHGGSGSTVEEITTALENGVVKMNLDTDTQYAFTRPIAGHMFENYDGVLKVDGEVGNKKTYDPRVWGKKAEASMTARIVQACENLRSTGTRIK, encoded by the coding sequence ATGGCCATCGCAACCCCGGACCAGTACAACGAGATGCTCGACCGGGCCAAGGCGGGGAAGTTCGCCTACCCGGCCATCAACGTCTCGTCGACGCAGACGCTGAACGCGGCGCTTCAGGGCTTCGCCGAGGCCGAGTCCGACGGCATCATCCAGATCTCCACCGGTGGCGCCGAGTACCTCTCGGGCCAGGGCGTGAAGGACATGGTCGTCGGCGCCGAGGCGCTCGCCGAGTTCGCGCACGTCGCCGCCGCGCGCTACGGCAACAAGATCGCGCTGCACACCGACCACTGCCCCAAGGGCAAGCTGGACGGCTACGTGCGCCCGCTGCTCGACATCTCCGCCAAGCGCGTCGAGGCCGGCGGCCTGCCGCTCTTCCAGTCGCACATGTGGGACGGCTCGGCCGAGACCCTCGCCGACAACCTCACGATCGCGCAGGAGCTGCTCGCCAAGGCCAAGGCCGCGAACATCATCCTCGAGATCGAGATCACGCCGACCGGTGGCGAGGAGGACGGCGTCTCGCACGAGATCAACGACAACCTCTACACCACGGTCGACGACGCGCTGCGCACCGCCGAGGCCCTGGGCCTGGGCGAGAAGGGCCGCTACCTGCTGGCCGCGTCCTTCGGCAACGTGCACGGCGTCTACAAGCCGGGCAACGTCGTGCTCCGCCCCGACCTGCTCAAGGAGCTGAACGAGGGCGTCGCCGCGAAGTACGGTCAGCCGGCCGGCTCGAAGCCGTTCGACTTCGTCTTCCACGGCGGCTCCGGCTCGACGGTCGAGGAGATCACGACCGCGCTGGAGAACGGCGTCGTGAAGATGAACCTCGACACCGACACCCAGTACGCCTTCACGCGGCCCATCGCGGGCCACATGTTCGAGAACTACGACGGCGTCCTGAAGGTCGACGGCGAGGTCGGCAACAAGAAGACGTACGACCCGCGCGTGTGGGGCAAGAAGGCCGAGGCGAGCATGACCGCCCGCATCGTCCAGGCCTGCGAGAACCTGCGTTCGACGGGTACGCGCATCAAGTAG
- the pyrE gene encoding orotate phosphoribosyltransferase, which translates to MTSNDVRDALLQQIKDKAVVHGKVTLSSGIEADYYVDLRRVTLDGEAAPLVGQVLLDLTGKHGLEFDAVGGLTMGADPVAGAMLHAAAARGERLDAFVVRKAAKAHGMQKRVEGPEIKGRRVVVVEDTSTTGGSPLEAVEAVREAGAEVVAVVTIVDRATGAAEKITEGAGVPYLFAFSKDELGLD; encoded by the coding sequence ATGACTTCGAACGACGTGCGCGACGCGCTGCTCCAGCAGATCAAGGACAAGGCCGTGGTGCACGGCAAGGTGACGCTCTCCTCCGGGATCGAGGCCGACTACTACGTCGACCTGCGCCGCGTCACCCTCGACGGCGAGGCCGCCCCGCTGGTCGGCCAGGTGCTGCTCGACCTGACCGGCAAGCACGGGCTGGAGTTCGACGCGGTCGGCGGCCTCACCATGGGCGCCGACCCCGTCGCCGGCGCGATGCTGCACGCCGCCGCCGCCCGCGGCGAGCGCCTCGACGCGTTCGTCGTCCGCAAGGCCGCCAAGGCGCACGGCATGCAGAAGCGTGTGGAGGGCCCGGAGATCAAGGGCCGTCGCGTGGTCGTCGTCGAGGACACGTCCACCACCGGCGGTTCCCCGCTGGAGGCCGTCGAGGCGGTGCGCGAGGCCGGGGCCGAGGTCGTCGCCGTCGTGACCATCGTGGACCGGGCCACCGGCGCCGCCGAGAAGATCACCGAGGGCGCCGGGGTTCCGTACCTCTTCGCCTTCTCGAAGGACGAGCTCGGACTGGACTGA
- a CDS encoding aldose epimerase family protein, with product MTTQETTLTAGDAEVTVAPGNGCRISSLKISGTELLRQGEKYGCFPMVPWCGRIRDGQFRDGGKVHQMPLNSPPHAIHGFGRNAEWTTARATHTEAAFTYDLTDPWPYSGRVTQLVSLTENSLTLSMGIETYGDSFPAQIGWHPWFNRTVTDGGSSVQIAFDPAWQEERGADHLPTGKRIEPTPGPWDDCFGMPDGVDVMLSWPGALQLEVKSPEQWVVVYDEQDAAVCVEPQTGPPNGLNTAPRLVTPVEPLEASTTWTWSHL from the coding sequence GTGACGACACAGGAGACGACGCTGACCGCGGGCGACGCGGAAGTGACCGTGGCGCCGGGCAACGGCTGCCGTATCAGCAGCCTGAAGATTTCCGGTACCGAGCTGCTGCGGCAGGGCGAGAAGTACGGCTGCTTTCCGATGGTGCCGTGGTGCGGGCGCATCAGGGACGGGCAGTTCCGGGACGGCGGCAAGGTCCATCAGATGCCGCTGAACTCCCCGCCGCACGCCATCCACGGCTTCGGCCGAAACGCCGAGTGGACCACCGCGCGCGCCACCCACACCGAGGCGGCCTTCACGTACGACCTCACCGACCCCTGGCCGTACAGCGGACGCGTCACGCAGCTCGTCTCGCTCACCGAGAACTCGCTGACCCTGTCGATGGGGATCGAGACGTACGGCGACTCGTTTCCCGCGCAGATCGGCTGGCACCCCTGGTTCAACCGGACGGTCACCGACGGCGGCAGCAGCGTGCAGATCGCCTTCGACCCGGCCTGGCAGGAGGAGCGCGGCGCCGACCACCTGCCGACCGGCAAGCGCATCGAGCCCACCCCGGGGCCCTGGGACGACTGCTTCGGGATGCCCGACGGCGTCGACGTCATGCTGTCCTGGCCGGGCGCCCTCCAGCTCGAGGTGAAGAGCCCCGAGCAGTGGGTCGTCGTGTACGACGAGCAGGACGCGGCTGTGTGCGTGGAGCCGCAGACAGGGCCTCCGAACGGGTTGAACACCGCGCCGCGCCTGGTCACGCCCGTGGAGCCGCTGGAGGCGAGCACGACCTGGACGTGGAGCCACCTGTAG
- a CDS encoding SRPBCC family protein, translating into MEHEVFVPVPAESLRAVLCDSQRVDRALPGYQRDASGGGGRLKVRIGGHTITYRGGVTVTQSADGSFAVTGEGSEARGTGGVKFALTARVAAAAGGSAVTFSGTGSGDGRVAELPREAVASAVHRLLNRFAENLGATGQEPGSDPDEDMSGSADSDDDARTDVSTDPGAGTGADTDDDAGGGPAEDTVEGSGSSSVGDPRESAAHNGSGEGGAEGGDDHSSVFDTEIPPPSLDPDTDLAAADGPESDLPAEPVAAHARRTMIGRSAEEVDHAPPRGRYAPVPAPEGVTTSATLRWAAPAAAVALASAIVVGRVLRRRR; encoded by the coding sequence ATGGAGCATGAGGTGTTCGTTCCGGTTCCGGCGGAGTCACTGCGGGCGGTGCTCTGCGATTCCCAACGCGTCGACCGGGCCCTGCCCGGCTACCAGCGTGACGCCTCCGGTGGCGGAGGCCGGCTGAAGGTACGTATCGGCGGGCACACCATCACGTACCGCGGCGGCGTCACCGTGACGCAGTCGGCGGACGGCTCCTTCGCCGTGACGGGTGAAGGCAGCGAGGCCCGCGGCACGGGAGGCGTGAAGTTCGCCCTGACCGCCCGGGTCGCGGCGGCGGCCGGCGGCTCCGCCGTCACCTTCTCCGGCACCGGTTCCGGCGACGGCCGGGTCGCGGAACTGCCGCGCGAGGCCGTGGCGTCGGCGGTCCATCGTCTGCTGAACCGTTTCGCGGAGAACCTGGGAGCGACCGGCCAGGAGCCGGGCTCGGACCCCGACGAGGACATGAGCGGGAGCGCGGACTCCGACGACGACGCGCGCACGGACGTGAGCACGGACCCGGGCGCGGGTACCGGCGCGGACACGGACGACGACGCGGGCGGTGGGCCGGCTGAGGACACCGTCGAGGGCTCCGGCAGCAGCTCGGTCGGCGACCCCCGCGAGAGCGCCGCCCACAACGGTTCCGGCGAAGGCGGAGCCGAAGGGGGCGACGACCACTCCTCCGTCTTCGACACCGAGATTCCGCCGCCGTCCCTCGACCCCGACACGGATCTCGCGGCCGCCGACGGACCCGAATCCGACCTCCCGGCGGAGCCGGTCGCCGCGCACGCCCGGCGCACGATGATCGGCCGCAGCGCGGAAGAGGTCGACCACGCACCGCCGCGCGGCCGGTACGCCCCCGTGCCAGCCCCCGAAGGCGTCACGACCAGCGCCACGCTGCGCTGGGCCGCCCCCGCGGCCGCCGTCGCACTCGCCTCGGCGATCGTCGTCGGCCGGGTCCTGCGCAGGCGCCGCTAG
- a CDS encoding polyamine aminopropyltransferase, which translates to MIEPHPPVTTRDPRSLGGPVRSPLPVKPGTGRLLVLAGVFVCAACGLVYELELVALASYLMGDSVTQASVVLSVMVFAMGLGSLAAKWLRLRAAVGFGMIEALLALVGGCSAMALYAVFAWTGAWGGAWADGPRWLLVGFSLAIGVLIGAEVPLLMVLIQRIRRQDAGGAVADLFAADYVGALVGGLAFPFLLLPLLGQLTGALLTGAVNAVAGTVLVLGLFRRDLSRRACWLLIVANVTVLGVLATSWVLVDDFERAARHALFGADVRVAVQTGAQEVVLTGGGRRPTSLFLDGQLRADGRERGRPYRQFVAPALHGGPRARVLILGGGDGLAAREALRVRGVRRVDVVDPDPAVVHLARTDPGLRELNGRSLGDPRVRVLTGDVFAWLRSAPRALPYDVVVCDLPDPGSTASTKLYSQEFYGLVGRVLADRGRVVARVRGGAGPLGTAAATVRSAGLRAVAYRGDGGVGFVLAGWTRPGPPAGARVVRAGAGHAPSTLVHPRFGD; encoded by the coding sequence GTGATCGAACCGCACCCACCCGTGACGACCCGAGACCCCAGGTCCCTGGGCGGCCCGGTCCGGTCCCCGCTCCCGGTGAAGCCGGGCACCGGGCGCCTCCTCGTCCTCGCAGGCGTCTTCGTCTGCGCGGCCTGCGGACTGGTCTACGAACTCGAACTGGTCGCGCTCGCCTCGTACTTGATGGGCGACTCGGTCACCCAGGCCTCCGTCGTGCTCTCCGTCATGGTCTTCGCGATGGGCCTCGGCTCGCTCGCCGCCAAGTGGCTGCGGCTGCGCGCCGCGGTCGGCTTCGGAATGATCGAGGCGCTGCTCGCGCTCGTCGGCGGATGCAGCGCCATGGCGCTGTACGCGGTGTTCGCGTGGACCGGGGCCTGGGGCGGGGCCTGGGCGGACGGGCCGCGCTGGCTGCTCGTCGGGTTCTCGCTGGCCATCGGGGTGCTGATCGGGGCGGAAGTGCCGCTCCTCATGGTGCTGATCCAGCGGATCCGGCGGCAGGACGCGGGCGGGGCCGTGGCCGACCTGTTCGCGGCGGACTATGTGGGTGCGCTGGTCGGCGGCCTTGCGTTCCCTTTCCTTCTGCTGCCGCTGCTCGGACAGTTGACGGGGGCGCTGCTCACCGGGGCGGTCAACGCGGTGGCGGGGACAGTGCTCGTCCTCGGCCTGTTCCGGCGGGACCTGAGCCGGCGGGCCTGCTGGCTGCTGATCGTCGCGAACGTCACGGTGCTCGGTGTGCTCGCCACGTCCTGGGTCCTCGTCGACGACTTCGAACGGGCGGCGCGGCACGCCCTGTTCGGGGCGGATGTGCGGGTCGCCGTGCAGACCGGGGCGCAGGAAGTCGTGCTCACGGGCGGTGGGCGGCGCCCCACGTCGCTCTTTCTCGACGGGCAGCTGCGGGCCGACGGGCGCGAACGGGGCCGTCCCTACCGGCAGTTCGTCGCCCCCGCGCTGCACGGCGGTCCGCGCGCGCGGGTCCTGATCCTCGGCGGGGGTGACGGCCTCGCCGCGCGGGAGGCGCTGCGGGTCCGCGGGGTGCGGCGCGTGGACGTGGTCGACCCCGACCCGGCGGTGGTGCACCTGGCCCGGACCGACCCGGGGCTGCGCGAGCTGAACGGGCGGTCGCTCGGGGATCCGCGGGTGCGGGTGCTGACGGGGGACGTGTTCGCGTGGCTGCGGAGCGCTCCGCGGGCGCTGCCGTACGACGTGGTGGTGTGCGATCTGCCCGACCCCGGCAGCACGGCGAGCACGAAGCTGTACTCGCAGGAGTTCTACGGGTTGGTGGGGCGGGTTCTCGCGGACCGGGGGCGAGTGGTGGCGCGGGTGAGGGGCGGGGCGGGGCCGCTGGGGACGGCTGCCGCGACGGTTCGCTCCGCGGGGTTGCGGGCGGTGGCGTATCGCGGCGACGGGGGTGTGGGGTTCGTCCTGGCGGGATGGACGCGACCTGGGCCTCCGGCGGGGGCGCGGGTGGTACGGGCCGGGGCGGGACACGCGCCGTCGACGTTGGTGCATCCGCGATTCGGCGACTGA
- a CDS encoding DUF2617 family protein — MLTTLNTAYTDTSAADLAWALGREPLPALATLDLDIDDARLQLRLLGASHQVLLEEENGSCSETVACIPGSSTPLPLGVAKRLGDWEYEFAARVEHLTAGQFAGRAQELLALVADHPNGLAGVFPGSPHAFTAMLAQRHEGQVHWRTWHAYPQDGQLVATRTRVGARMPVAAAL; from the coding sequence ATGCTCACGACCCTGAACACCGCCTATACCGATACGAGTGCGGCCGATCTGGCCTGGGCCCTCGGCCGGGAGCCCTTGCCCGCGCTCGCCACGCTCGACCTCGACATCGACGATGCCAGGCTTCAGTTGAGGCTGCTCGGCGCCTCTCACCAGGTGCTGCTCGAGGAGGAGAACGGCAGCTGTTCGGAGACCGTGGCGTGCATTCCCGGCAGCAGTACGCCGCTCCCGCTGGGCGTCGCGAAGCGCCTCGGCGACTGGGAGTACGAATTCGCGGCCCGCGTCGAACATTTGACTGCGGGTCAATTTGCGGGCCGCGCACAGGAATTGCTCGCGCTCGTCGCCGACCATCCGAACGGTCTGGCGGGCGTCTTTCCCGGCAGCCCGCACGCCTTCACCGCGATGCTCGCCCAGCGGCACGAGGGTCAGGTGCACTGGCGCACCTGGCACGCCTACCCGCAGGACGGCCAGTTGGTCGCCACTCGTACGCGGGTGGGGGCGCGGATGCCGGTGGCCGCCGCGCTGTAG
- a CDS encoding N-6 DNA methylase: MTETRIPQGSSPADDKAMHGALAQVRQERARLSRQMNAPDAARIVLGLLYLNRTARFAAEPGIPTWGWLVSEAQKGSSSMGPAVRKCLARRLPSIDTGDGSTTHDSIPALPPGADAPLRGIIRAISSVQHVGTLLDESLRDLSADQAREDRYFTPDDIARLMVGTVAPQDGNSVLDPVCGSGGLLVEAHRYVRDRVGLDPNMSLRGRDRHTQTSQVALMNVSVRGIEAHIYPPRDSLAEAEPDRYDIVLANLPFNQRDWAPEDQVSSDPRWSEETAPKSSANSAWIQHVRHALAEQGRAAFLMADTVATSSQPATRRLRERLLREDLVECVISLPPRIFGHTDTTACLWVLNKDKSPRPDWNVVDRRGHVLFINARRAFEAVPRSRARRLGEKHCKHILATLAIWRGSTDNGDAPTDYRDEPGWSRSCSTKEVAGDDYKVLPTRWATEPLDPECDTRRRIDQLKQELIDDLTQVHTLETQLLDALEEI, from the coding sequence GTGACCGAGACCCGTATCCCGCAAGGGAGTTCGCCTGCCGATGACAAAGCGATGCATGGGGCTCTCGCGCAGGTGCGCCAAGAGCGCGCACGGCTTTCCCGCCAGATGAACGCTCCTGACGCGGCCCGAATCGTCCTCGGGCTGCTCTACCTGAATCGAACCGCGCGCTTCGCCGCCGAGCCGGGTATTCCCACGTGGGGATGGCTGGTGAGCGAGGCCCAGAAGGGCAGCTCGTCCATGGGGCCTGCTGTGAGGAAGTGTCTCGCCCGTCGGCTTCCGTCGATCGACACCGGCGACGGCTCGACGACGCACGACTCCATACCCGCCCTACCTCCGGGCGCCGACGCCCCTCTACGCGGCATCATCCGCGCGATCAGCTCCGTTCAACACGTCGGAACGCTACTCGATGAGAGCCTCAGAGACCTATCGGCTGACCAGGCACGCGAGGACCGCTACTTCACGCCGGATGACATCGCTCGCCTCATGGTCGGTACCGTCGCACCCCAGGACGGGAACTCCGTGCTTGACCCCGTATGTGGTTCAGGTGGGCTGCTGGTCGAGGCCCACCGCTACGTCCGTGATCGCGTAGGACTCGACCCGAACATGTCCTTGCGGGGAAGGGATCGGCACACCCAGACTTCGCAAGTCGCCCTCATGAACGTCTCCGTTCGAGGTATCGAAGCCCATATCTATCCGCCGAGGGACAGTCTCGCCGAGGCCGAACCGGATCGGTACGACATAGTCCTGGCCAATCTCCCCTTCAACCAGCGCGACTGGGCACCAGAGGACCAAGTCTCCTCCGACCCCCGGTGGTCGGAAGAAACCGCGCCCAAGAGTTCAGCCAACTCGGCGTGGATCCAGCACGTCAGGCATGCACTGGCCGAGCAGGGCAGGGCCGCCTTCCTGATGGCCGACACCGTGGCCACGAGCAGTCAGCCCGCTACACGGCGGCTGCGGGAGAGGCTGCTGCGGGAAGATCTGGTCGAATGTGTCATCTCGCTGCCGCCGCGCATATTTGGCCACACGGATACCACGGCCTGCCTCTGGGTGCTCAACAAGGACAAGAGCCCACGCCCCGACTGGAATGTCGTCGACCGTCGCGGACACGTGCTGTTCATCAACGCGCGGCGGGCTTTCGAGGCCGTCCCACGATCGAGAGCGCGCCGACTGGGCGAGAAGCACTGCAAGCACATCCTGGCCACTCTGGCCATATGGCGCGGCAGCACCGACAACGGTGACGCGCCCACGGACTACCGCGATGAACCCGGCTGGTCCCGGAGCTGCTCTACGAAGGAAGTCGCCGGCGACGATTACAAGGTCCTGCCCACCCGGTGGGCCACAGAGCCTTTGGATCCCGAATGCGATACACGGAGGCGGATCGACCAGCTCAAGCAAGAGCTGATCGACGACCTCACCCAAGTCCACACTCTCGAGACGCAATTGCTGGACGCATTGGAGGAGATCTGA
- a CDS encoding pyridoxal phosphate-dependent aminotransferase, whose product MNDRPLLNRRLDGLGTTIFAEMSALATATGAINLGQGFPDTDGPESVREAAVRALREGHGNQYPPGPGIPQLRAAISDHQRRFYDLSFDPDTEVLVTAGATEAIAASMLALLEPGDEVIAFEPFYDSYAACIAMAGAKRIPLTLHAPSFRPDLDELRSKITPRTRLLLINTPHNPTGMVLTAEEQSAIAALAIEHDLLVVTDEVYEHLVFAGAHRPIAALPGMRERTVTIGSAGKTFSFTGWKVGWVTAEGPLLAAVRTAKQYLTYVSSGPFQYAIAEALRLPDSYFDDFRDDLRRKRDLLGDGLRAAGFEVYEPQGTYFITTEITPFGEKDAYAFCRALPERCGVVAVPNSVFYDDPEVGRSQVRFTFCKRVEVLEEAVERLGTLA is encoded by the coding sequence ATGAACGACAGGCCCCTGCTCAACCGCAGGCTGGACGGGCTCGGGACGACGATCTTCGCGGAGATGTCGGCGCTTGCGACGGCAACGGGAGCGATCAATCTGGGCCAGGGGTTCCCCGACACGGATGGTCCGGAGTCCGTACGTGAAGCGGCCGTACGCGCCCTGCGCGAAGGCCACGGCAACCAGTACCCGCCGGGCCCCGGCATCCCCCAACTGCGCGCAGCCATCAGCGATCACCAGCGCCGCTTCTACGACCTGAGCTTCGACCCCGACACTGAAGTTCTGGTCACCGCGGGAGCGACGGAGGCGATCGCCGCATCCATGCTCGCTCTGCTCGAACCCGGCGACGAGGTGATCGCCTTCGAGCCCTTCTACGACTCGTACGCCGCGTGCATCGCGATGGCCGGCGCGAAGCGGATCCCCCTCACCCTGCACGCGCCGTCCTTCCGCCCGGACCTGGACGAGCTGCGCTCCAAGATCACCCCGCGCACCCGCCTCCTGCTCATCAACACCCCGCACAACCCGACGGGGATGGTGCTCACAGCCGAGGAGCAGAGCGCCATCGCGGCCCTCGCCATCGAGCACGATCTGCTGGTCGTCACCGACGAGGTGTACGAGCACCTGGTCTTCGCCGGCGCCCACCGCCCCATCGCGGCCCTGCCCGGCATGCGTGAGCGCACGGTCACCATCGGCTCCGCGGGCAAGACCTTCTCGTTCACGGGCTGGAAGGTTGGTTGGGTCACTGCGGAAGGTCCACTCCTCGCGGCCGTCCGGACGGCCAAGCAGTATCTGACCTACGTCAGTTCGGGCCCGTTCCAGTACGCCATCGCCGAGGCGCTGCGACTGCCCGACTCGTACTTCGACGACTTCCGCGACGACCTGCGTCGCAAGCGCGACCTGCTCGGCGACGGCCTGCGCGCGGCCGGGTTCGAGGTCTACGAGCCGCAAGGCACGTACTTCATCACCACCGAGATCACCCCCTTCGGCGAGAAGGACGCCTACGCCTTCTGCCGTGCACTCCCGGAACGCTGCGGCGTCGTCGCCGTCCCCAACTCCGTCTTCTACGACGACCCCGAGGTCGGCCGCAGCCAGGTCCGCTTCACGTTCTGCAAGCGGGTCGAGGTCCTGGAGGAAGCGGTCGAGCGTCTCGGGACGCTGGCGTAG